In one window of Shewanella goraebulensis DNA:
- a CDS encoding sensor domain-containing diguanylate cyclase, whose translation MLIAPIHDNEEARLQTLRNLNVLDTAAEERFDRITRLAKRLFSVSICLVSLVDENRQWFKSCQGLVASETPRDISFCGHAIHHEGAFVVNDATKDERFSDNPLVTEAPHIRFYTGHPLTMPNGMRVGTLCIIDDKPREFSQDDKIALQDLAEMVVSELVSIQQTTLDELTGISNRRGFEVLANQAMATWDRNEVGSCLVFFDLDYFKQINDNHGHEAGDRALKAFANLLTQEFRDSDVIARFGGDEFLVLFCECNEGHVTFALERFQRALKKHNDASNEPFELAYSVGVASRKAKQKLDVTQYLDLADREMYQVKARHHDAR comes from the coding sequence ATGTTAATTGCACCAATACACGACAATGAAGAAGCGCGCTTACAAACTCTGCGGAATTTAAACGTATTAGATACCGCAGCAGAAGAGCGCTTTGATCGTATTACTCGTTTAGCAAAGAGACTATTTTCAGTATCAATTTGCCTAGTTAGTTTGGTAGATGAAAACCGCCAATGGTTTAAATCTTGCCAAGGCTTGGTAGCCAGTGAAACTCCTCGGGATATTTCTTTTTGTGGTCATGCTATTCATCATGAAGGTGCCTTTGTTGTCAATGATGCTACAAAGGATGAACGCTTTTCAGATAATCCATTAGTGACAGAAGCACCCCATATTCGCTTTTACACAGGCCATCCTTTGACTATGCCTAATGGTATGCGTGTTGGAACTTTATGTATCATCGACGATAAGCCTCGTGAATTTAGTCAAGATGATAAAATTGCACTACAAGATTTAGCTGAAATGGTGGTCTCTGAACTTGTTTCAATACAGCAAACCACTTTAGATGAGCTGACAGGTATTTCTAACCGTCGCGGTTTTGAAGTATTAGCCAATCAAGCGATGGCAACTTGGGATCGAAATGAGGTTGGCAGCTGCCTGGTATTTTTTGATTTGGATTACTTCAAACAAATTAATGATAATCATGGTCATGAAGCCGGCGATAGAGCGCTAAAGGCGTTCGCTAATCTTTTAACTCAAGAGTTTAGAGATTCAGATGTTATTGCCCGTTTTGGTGGTGATGAATTCTTAGTGTTATTTTGTGAGTGTAATGAAGGTCATGTCACTTTTGCACTTGAACGGTTTCAACGAGCGCTTAAAAAACACAATGACGCCAGCAATGAACCTTTTGAGTTGGCCTATAGTGTGGGTGTTGCGTCGAGAAAAGCAAAACAAAAGTTAGATGTTACTCAATATTTAGATTTAGCAGATCGAGAAATGTACCAAGTGAAAGCGAGACATCACGACGCTCGCTGA
- a CDS encoding DUF3081 family protein, which yields MKNAIDIYQALKVFNKITEFGEKHSSESGYNSTYQLCGLHAETGYDGYTITLSDGRTSLNIYFHNKYQFDYPDNEAFENFMRRFSEVIKHTVQ from the coding sequence ATGAAAAATGCCATAGATATTTATCAAGCACTTAAAGTGTTTAATAAAATAACTGAGTTTGGTGAAAAACATTCTAGTGAAAGCGGATATAACTCGACTTATCAACTTTGCGGTTTACATGCTGAAACGGGTTATGATGGATATACGATTACACTTAGTGACGGGCGCACTTCGCTCAATATCTATTTCCATAATAAATACCAATTTGACTACCCAGATAATGAAGCCTTTGAAAACTTTATGCGTCGCTTCAGTGAAGTCATTAAGCATACTGTTCAATAG
- the zapE gene encoding cell division protein ZapE: MTTDLLHFYRAKIVQSQSNELTSSSQVFVDDPDQNQALTTLNQLFIQLNKQQGAEHISETEQPTNQSPQTLGVYLWGDVGRGKTFLMDMFYSNLNTNRKLRLHFHRFMAEVHQQLNTAKGISDPLVHIAHLYADKYQVICFDEFFVSDIGDAIILGRLFEHIFNQGVILVATSNIEVNRLYEGGLQRERFLPFIELLTKKVHQVELKGLTDHRINQQSITPLSVQLSLQPLMKQQSFIELAGLYYPHEAAVCTTHDTIIICNRAIEYQARVNKLIWFNFKDLCDGPRSQLDYIEIASLFEHVVIDKVPQLGGEVRTWIKARGTEDAAIGNKTGERQLSYATNDDPARRFISLVDELYDQKVSLTVCSSFNINQLYSGGALSFEFRRTISRLIEMKRWNKALK; the protein is encoded by the coding sequence GTGACGACTGATTTATTACACTTTTATCGCGCTAAAATAGTGCAATCGCAATCCAATGAGTTAACTTCATCAAGCCAAGTATTCGTTGACGATCCCGATCAAAATCAAGCCCTCACCACACTTAACCAGCTATTTATCCAACTCAATAAACAACAAGGTGCAGAGCATATATCGGAAACGGAACAACCAACTAATCAATCACCTCAAACATTAGGCGTTTACCTTTGGGGGGATGTTGGCCGCGGTAAGACCTTCTTGATGGACATGTTTTATAGCAACCTAAATACCAATCGCAAGTTACGGTTGCACTTTCATCGCTTTATGGCAGAGGTACATCAGCAGCTCAATACAGCCAAGGGGATAAGCGATCCTTTAGTTCATATCGCACATTTATACGCTGACAAATACCAAGTTATTTGTTTCGATGAGTTTTTTGTATCAGATATTGGTGACGCCATTATTCTAGGGCGGCTATTCGAACATATATTTAACCAAGGGGTTATTTTAGTCGCCACCTCGAATATTGAAGTCAATCGACTTTATGAAGGCGGGTTGCAACGTGAGCGTTTCTTACCTTTTATTGAACTCTTAACGAAAAAAGTTCATCAAGTTGAACTCAAAGGGCTAACTGATCATCGTATAAACCAGCAATCCATTACACCACTTTCTGTACAACTCTCCCTTCAGCCATTAATGAAGCAGCAAAGCTTTATTGAACTAGCAGGTTTATATTACCCCCACGAAGCTGCAGTTTGCACTACACATGACACCATCATCATTTGTAATCGAGCTATTGAATATCAAGCTCGTGTGAATAAGCTCATTTGGTTCAACTTCAAAGATTTATGTGATGGGCCTAGGTCTCAGTTAGACTACATCGAAATCGCCAGCTTATTTGAACATGTTGTCATTGATAAGGTGCCACAACTGGGTGGTGAAGTGAGAACTTGGATTAAAGCTCGGGGAACAGAAGATGCAGCTATTGGCAATAAAACTGGCGAACGCCAGCTCAGTTATGCCACTAATGATGATCCTGCAAGACGCTTTATCAGCCTGGTAGACGAGCTTTACGATCAGAAAGTATCTCTGACTGTTTGCTCAAGCTTTAATATCAATCAGTTGTACTCTGGCGGCGCACTGTCATTTGAGTTTCGCAGGACCATAAGTCGCTTAATAGAAATGAAACGCTGGAATAAAGCGTTAAAATAA
- a CDS encoding helix-turn-helix domain-containing protein — MILSDIFLGDIPEPLTQQLCQITELLKCNTISHDPLDFHWQHADQHKKILLHFVDDPKQHIPNLSTELISEGKHLAFCTKLNSDTETLLIANGFHGGLAISASIIEIIEALKNIDNNKLYFSHDSMSHYIQSRNRQPITQRQTELLSLTTKKEQQVLSLVCQGLSNEQIAANLSISINTVKMHIQNIFKKTNVSSRGQLFYVFTQV, encoded by the coding sequence ATGATTTTATCGGATATTTTCTTAGGTGATATTCCTGAGCCTTTGACGCAACAACTCTGTCAAATTACTGAACTACTCAAATGTAATACCATCAGCCATGACCCACTTGATTTCCATTGGCAACATGCTGATCAGCACAAAAAAATTCTCCTACACTTTGTTGATGATCCGAAACAGCATATACCTAATTTGTCTACCGAGCTTATCTCTGAAGGTAAACATTTGGCTTTTTGCACTAAGCTAAATTCAGATACTGAAACTTTATTGATTGCTAATGGATTTCACGGCGGATTAGCTATAAGCGCATCGATTATCGAAATCATCGAAGCATTAAAGAATATCGATAATAACAAGCTCTACTTCAGCCACGACTCAATGTCGCATTATATACAATCTCGTAATCGCCAACCTATCACCCAACGTCAAACAGAACTACTTTCGTTAACAACCAAGAAAGAACAGCAAGTGTTATCGTTAGTTTGTCAGGGCTTGTCGAATGAGCAAATTGCTGCAAATTTAAGTATCTCAATCAATACCGTTAAAATGCATATTCAAAATATTTTCAAAAAAACCAATGTTTCAAGCCGAGGTCAGCTGTTTTATGTATTTACTCAAGTGTAA
- a CDS encoding polymer-forming cytoskeletal protein: MNNKGNGVTFIGPETSLDGEMTVKGPALIAGQVKGVIRSTDQVKIEVGGEIDGELYCQELRVCGVFKGSLHCNSLVIVSSGVVEGDVSSHKMEIYDGGQFLGARTKGPEQGVLPELAADEQSVAAYSAPFNDEPAYASPKAEAPIAEAPIAQAAKVSNVNVMAEPISNIAVDTPQVKTEIKPEVKPEPISDIRDNLDADIQMTEPVIKAEPRTAPTPERKAAPVQNTEAETAPKPKSKLEIKPQPNPQAQLAAKAAAEKAQEKKSGSGAKFVVAGVVLAAAAGVVVMKPELTEDLMAQFNSTSSQNVTSEPAVKEVIVEEVAEALTPSTAEAVDAETALAQLDAAGTNANSGIESVTNDAVAASVTEQGALLAELDETSADLEADLAVETDEVIAASEADVVDKTKVDSLLADLLAEDRTELVEPTDAVEETSTGNL, from the coding sequence ATGAATAACAAAGGAAACGGGGTAACTTTTATTGGTCCCGAAACTTCACTGGATGGGGAAATGACAGTAAAGGGGCCTGCTTTGATTGCTGGTCAAGTCAAAGGTGTTATTCGTTCAACAGACCAAGTTAAAATTGAAGTAGGTGGCGAAATTGACGGTGAGCTTTACTGTCAAGAATTACGAGTTTGTGGTGTATTTAAAGGTTCTTTGCACTGTAACAGTCTCGTCATCGTAAGCTCTGGTGTAGTTGAAGGTGATGTTTCAAGCCATAAGATGGAAATCTATGATGGCGGGCAATTCTTAGGTGCTAGAACAAAAGGACCTGAGCAAGGTGTTTTACCTGAATTAGCGGCGGACGAACAATCTGTTGCTGCCTATAGTGCACCATTTAATGATGAACCGGCGTACGCCTCCCCAAAGGCTGAAGCGCCTATTGCAGAGGCGCCGATAGCTCAGGCTGCAAAAGTGAGTAATGTTAATGTAATGGCAGAGCCTATTTCTAACATTGCTGTTGACACTCCTCAGGTAAAAACTGAGATTAAACCAGAAGTAAAGCCAGAGCCAATATCTGATATCAGGGATAATTTAGACGCTGACATTCAAATGACTGAACCTGTTATCAAGGCTGAGCCCAGAACTGCGCCAACGCCAGAACGAAAAGCAGCTCCTGTGCAAAATACTGAAGCTGAAACAGCACCAAAGCCAAAATCAAAACTTGAAATTAAGCCTCAACCAAACCCTCAAGCGCAGTTAGCGGCTAAAGCTGCAGCTGAAAAAGCGCAAGAGAAAAAATCCGGTTCAGGTGCTAAGTTTGTCGTTGCTGGAGTTGTATTAGCTGCTGCAGCAGGCGTTGTTGTAATGAAGCCTGAATTGACCGAAGATTTAATGGCTCAATTTAACTCTACATCATCTCAAAACGTAACATCTGAACCAGCAGTTAAAGAAGTTATCGTTGAAGAAGTGGCTGAAGCATTAACACCGAGTACCGCAGAAGCAGTTGATGCAGAAACAGCGTTAGCGCAATTAGATGCCGCTGGAACAAATGCTAATTCAGGTATTGAATCAGTAACTAATGATGCAGTTGCTGCATCGGTTACTGAGCAAGGAGCATTATTAGCAGAGCTTGATGAAACAAGTGCTGATTTAGAAGCAGATCTTGCAGTAGAAACTGATGAAGTGATTGCAGCTTCTGAAGCTGATGTTGTAGATAAAACTAAAGTAGATAGTCTGTTAGCTGACTTACTTGCAGAAGATCGTACTGAGCTTGTTGAACCTACAGATGCAGTTGAAGAAACTTCAACTGGTAATCTATAG
- a CDS encoding P-II family nitrogen regulator, producing the protein MKLVSAIIKPFKLDDVREAIAGMGIEGMTVTEVKGFGRQKGHTELYRGAEYQVDFLPKVKLEIATKAENLEVLLEAITTAAHTGKIGDGKIFVTDLEQAIRIRTGELDNEAL; encoded by the coding sequence ATGAAACTCGTCAGCGCTATCATCAAGCCGTTTAAATTGGATGATGTCCGAGAAGCTATTGCTGGAATGGGCATTGAAGGAATGACTGTAACTGAAGTTAAAGGTTTTGGTCGTCAAAAAGGACACACTGAGCTTTATCGTGGTGCAGAGTATCAAGTCGATTTTCTTCCTAAAGTAAAACTAGAAATTGCTACTAAAGCAGAAAATTTAGAAGTATTACTTGAAGCAATTACCACTGCGGCTCATACAGGCAAGATTGGTGATGGCAAAATTTTCGTAACTGATCTTGAACAAGCAATCCGTATTCGTACGGGTGAGCTTGATAACGAAGCACTATAA
- a CDS encoding ammonium transporter: MEELAALGTTVTELRFALDTFYFLISGALVMWMAAGFAMLEAGLVRSKNTTEILTKNVCLYSIACVMYLLVGYNIMYVDNVEAGWLPSFGSLIGSQADGADHALESDFFFQVVFVATAMSIVSGAVAERMKLWSFLLFSVVLTAVIYPIEGYWTWGGGFLSAAGFVDFAGSGIVHMAGAAAAIAGVLLLGARKGKYSANGSVNPIPGSNLPMATLGMFILWMGWFGFNGGSQLLVSDAENASAVAKIFVNTNSAAAFGAVSALIVCKIVWGKADLTMILNGALAGLVAITADPLSPSLLMAAVTGIVAGGVVIFSIVGFDRIKIDDPVGAISVHGVCGFLGLMLVPLSNADANFGAQLYGAAVIFAWVFAASFAVWFVLKATVGIRVTEEEEYNGMDASDCGVDAYPEFVSIKSAG, translated from the coding sequence ATGGAAGAGTTAGCAGCGTTAGGAACTACAGTCACTGAGTTACGTTTCGCATTAGATACGTTTTATTTTCTAATCTCAGGTGCATTAGTTATGTGGATGGCAGCAGGTTTTGCCATGCTTGAAGCGGGTTTAGTTCGCTCAAAAAATACCACAGAAATCTTAACTAAAAACGTATGTTTATATTCAATTGCCTGTGTGATGTACCTGTTAGTGGGTTACAACATCATGTATGTAGATAATGTTGAAGCAGGTTGGTTACCATCATTTGGTTCGCTAATCGGTTCACAAGCAGACGGTGCCGATCATGCGCTAGAATCTGATTTCTTTTTCCAAGTCGTCTTCGTTGCAACTGCAATGTCAATTGTATCTGGTGCGGTTGCTGAACGAATGAAACTTTGGTCTTTCCTACTTTTCTCTGTGGTATTAACAGCCGTTATTTACCCAATTGAAGGTTATTGGACATGGGGTGGTGGTTTCTTATCTGCAGCCGGTTTCGTTGACTTTGCTGGTAGTGGTATTGTGCATATGGCAGGTGCAGCGGCAGCAATCGCAGGTGTATTGTTATTAGGTGCTCGTAAAGGTAAATATAGCGCTAACGGTTCAGTTAACCCAATTCCTGGTTCTAATTTACCTATGGCTACGTTAGGTATGTTTATTTTATGGATGGGGTGGTTTGGTTTTAACGGTGGTTCACAGTTGTTAGTTTCTGATGCAGAAAATGCTTCAGCGGTTGCAAAAATCTTCGTTAACACTAACTCTGCAGCAGCATTTGGCGCAGTATCAGCGCTAATCGTTTGTAAGATTGTTTGGGGTAAAGCTGATTTAACTATGATTCTAAATGGTGCATTAGCTGGTCTGGTTGCTATTACAGCTGACCCATTATCACCTTCATTATTGATGGCAGCTGTGACAGGTATTGTTGCCGGTGGTGTGGTTATCTTCTCAATTGTTGGTTTTGATCGTATCAAAATTGATGACCCAGTAGGTGCCATTTCTGTTCATGGTGTATGTGGCTTCTTAGGCTTAATGCTAGTACCGCTTTCAAATGCTGATGCTAACTTTGGTGCTCAGTTATATGGCGCTGCAGTTATCTTTGCTTGGGTATTCGCTGCTTCTTTCGCTGTTTGGTTTGTACTGAAAGCGACTGTAGGCATTCGTGTTACTGAAGAAGAAGAGTATAACGGAATGGATGCTTCAGATTGTGGTGTTGATGCATACCCTGAGTTTGTTTCAATTAAATCAGCTGGATAA
- a CDS encoding tetratricopeptide repeat protein, producing the protein MLQKNESAIFIFSGFSALARLLIHSLYLLIFLFSFSIISGCSSTSQAKNTAKASSLFSDSDFTAVAIPETDAIFELPEEMVNDIRRQYARSAGITGEKMPVNKWLAEYINAQNGGFEYRDHYTRMASVTAQERAGNCMSLVVLSTAIADVLDVPVKYQDIDVEPIWDRRGGFYLVNGHVNMKLLHRDQANTFSMRGSEILVDFLPERSVRAYRVKQINKQTLAGMYFNNVAAEALVKNQYDLAYALAKRAIELDPYYVNSINTLAVIYRHKGMDELAEKAYRHVLQLESKNITTLYNLAIILGEQDRLEEWQQVHKVLELARINNPFYYFDMAQQAYFEKQYQEALVWYKRAVDRADYRHEFYFGLSRAYWATGDERRAKKNMEKALDLSIDQTNQNRYKGKLQAMMRH; encoded by the coding sequence ATGTTACAAAAAAATGAAAGTGCGATATTTATTTTTAGCGGGTTTTCAGCGCTTGCTAGGTTATTGATCCATAGCTTATATTTGTTGATTTTCTTATTCTCTTTTTCCATCATTTCAGGTTGTAGCAGCACATCACAAGCAAAAAATACCGCGAAAGCCAGTTCACTTTTTAGCGACAGTGACTTTACTGCTGTTGCCATTCCTGAAACAGATGCCATATTTGAGCTCCCCGAAGAAATGGTAAATGACATAAGGAGACAGTATGCGCGATCTGCTGGGATCACTGGTGAGAAAATGCCTGTCAATAAATGGTTAGCAGAATATATCAATGCTCAAAACGGTGGCTTTGAGTATCGCGATCATTACACCAGAATGGCTAGCGTAACCGCACAGGAGCGTGCTGGAAATTGCATGTCGCTGGTGGTGTTGTCGACAGCTATCGCAGATGTGCTTGATGTACCTGTTAAATATCAAGATATTGATGTTGAGCCTATCTGGGATAGGCGAGGTGGTTTTTATCTAGTGAATGGTCACGTGAACATGAAGCTCCTTCACCGTGACCAAGCGAATACGTTCAGTATGAGAGGTTCAGAGATATTAGTAGATTTTTTACCTGAAAGATCTGTTAGAGCTTATAGAGTAAAACAGATAAACAAACAGACTTTAGCTGGAATGTATTTTAATAATGTCGCAGCAGAAGCACTGGTTAAAAATCAATACGATCTTGCTTATGCGTTGGCTAAAAGGGCTATTGAACTGGATCCCTATTATGTAAATAGCATTAATACGTTAGCCGTGATTTATCGTCATAAAGGCATGGATGAGTTAGCTGAAAAAGCTTATCGACATGTACTTCAGTTAGAGTCTAAAAATATTACCACTTTATATAATTTAGCTATCATCCTAGGCGAGCAAGATAGATTAGAGGAGTGGCAACAAGTTCATAAAGTGCTGGAGCTCGCACGTATTAATAATCCATTTTATTATTTTGATATGGCTCAACAAGCCTACTTTGAAAAGCAATATCAAGAGGCATTAGTATGGTATAAGCGTGCTGTGGACAGAGCAGATTACCGTCATGAGTTTTATTTTGGATTATCACGTGCCTATTGGGCAACGGGTGATGAAAGACGAGCGAAGAAGAATATGGAAAAAGCACTCGATCTAAGTATCGATCAAACGAATCAAAATCGATACAAAGGGAAGCTTCAAGCCATGATGCGGCATTAG
- the aroG gene encoding 3-deoxy-7-phosphoheptulonate synthase AroG — translation MYYQNDDVRIDEIKELLPPIAILERFPASETASATVFNARDGIHRILNRQDDRLLVVIGPCSIHDPVAALDYGKRLITLREQYKEQLEIVMRVYFEKPRTTVGWKGLINDPYMDNSFKLNDGLRTARKLLVDLNESGIPTAGEFLDMITPQYVADMMCWGAIGARTTESQVHRELASGLSSPVGFKNGTDGTIKVAIDAIGAASAPHHFLSVTKFGHSAIVSTKGNSDCHIILRGGKAPNYSEGDVTKIEAQLDKAKLPKNIMIDFSHANSSKDYKKQMLVAEDVAGQISAGNQNIFGVMVESNIEEGRQDLVVGKELCYGQSITDACIGWSDTEKLLATLSDSVLKRRG, via the coding sequence ATGTATTACCAAAATGATGACGTTAGAATTGATGAGATAAAAGAACTATTGCCTCCAATCGCTATTTTAGAGCGATTTCCGGCGTCAGAAACGGCATCAGCAACCGTGTTTAATGCTCGTGATGGTATTCACCGTATCTTAAATCGCCAAGATGATCGTTTGTTGGTTGTGATTGGTCCTTGCTCAATTCACGATCCTGTAGCTGCTTTAGATTATGGTAAGCGTTTAATAACCTTGCGTGAACAATACAAAGAGCAACTTGAAATTGTTATGCGTGTTTATTTTGAAAAGCCTCGCACTACAGTGGGCTGGAAAGGCTTAATCAACGACCCATACATGGATAATAGCTTTAAGCTAAATGATGGTTTAAGAACGGCACGTAAGTTATTGGTTGATTTGAATGAATCAGGTATTCCAACTGCGGGTGAGTTTCTCGATATGATCACGCCTCAATATGTGGCTGATATGATGTGTTGGGGAGCAATTGGTGCTCGAACCACTGAGTCACAAGTGCATCGAGAACTTGCGTCGGGTTTATCAAGCCCGGTTGGATTTAAAAACGGCACCGACGGTACAATCAAAGTCGCTATCGATGCAATTGGTGCTGCCAGTGCCCCGCATCATTTCTTATCTGTGACCAAATTTGGTCATTCAGCGATTGTATCGACTAAAGGCAACTCTGATTGCCATATTATTTTACGTGGTGGTAAGGCTCCTAACTACAGCGAAGGTGACGTGACTAAAATTGAGGCCCAGTTAGATAAAGCTAAGCTGCCAAAGAACATTATGATTGATTTCAGTCATGCTAATAGTAGTAAAGATTATAAAAAGCAGATGCTTGTTGCTGAAGATGTTGCAGGACAAATTAGTGCAGGTAACCAAAATATTTTTGGTGTGATGGTTGAGAGTAACATTGAAGAAGGCCGTCAGGACCTTGTTGTCGGAAAAGAGCTTTGTTACGGACAAAGTATTACAGATGCGTGTATCGGCTGGAGCGACACTGAAAAGTTGCTTGCTACATTGAGTGACAGTGTACTCAAAAGACGTGGCTAA
- a CDS encoding ABCB family ABC transporter ATP-binding protein/permease, producing MRPSAYFDGPVGKLNWKVVRLLWPYLFEFKGRIALAMLCLIVAKLASVGLPFILKDLVDSLDGQKTAALVGVPVALVIAYGSVRFLNVIIGEIRDTLFGRVTERAIRRLGLAVFEHLHRLDLDFHLDRRTGGLSRDIERGTSGISFLMRFMVFNIVPTLLEISLVIIIFFFNYGIGFALITLVAVVAYIGYSVVATEWRTGFVRDAANADSLSNTRAVDSLLNYETVKYFNNELYESERYDSALDQWEVAKRKNRLSLFALNAGQALIIAIAMTSMMWLAAYEVTEANMTLGDFVLINAFMMQLFIPLNFLGFVYREIRGALANIERMFGLLDKVPAIQDTPHASDVVPTKGELSFNHVCFNYDERPILKDVSFTIPARQKVAVVGESGAGKSTLIKLLFRFYDVDSGTVTIDGQDIKQLTQQALRKSIAIVPQDTVLFNDTIYNNILYGRPSASVDELKEAVKLANLTDFIESLPNQWETKVGERGLKLSGGEKQRVSIARAILKSAPILVFDEATSSLDSKSEQAILTALKEAEKGHTSLVVAHRLSTIIDADKIVVLSQGKIAEQGTHQGLLDQNGVYAKLWRIQNEQTITL from the coding sequence ATGAGACCGTCGGCGTATTTTGATGGACCAGTAGGTAAGCTGAACTGGAAAGTCGTGAGATTATTGTGGCCTTACCTATTCGAGTTCAAAGGTCGTATTGCATTGGCCATGTTATGCCTAATTGTCGCCAAGCTTGCCAGCGTAGGTTTACCATTCATCTTAAAGGATTTAGTCGATAGCTTAGATGGGCAAAAGACGGCTGCGTTAGTTGGAGTTCCTGTTGCATTAGTTATCGCCTATGGCTCAGTCAGATTTCTAAATGTCATTATCGGAGAGATAAGGGATACGCTGTTTGGACGTGTTACTGAACGCGCAATAAGGCGATTAGGCTTGGCGGTTTTTGAGCATTTACATCGCTTGGATCTCGACTTTCATTTAGACCGCAGAACCGGTGGCTTATCAAGAGACATTGAACGTGGCACCAGCGGCATCAGTTTTTTGATGCGTTTTATGGTGTTCAATATCGTACCAACCTTACTCGAAATCAGTTTAGTTATTATTATTTTCTTTTTTAATTATGGTATCGGCTTTGCTCTAATCACACTAGTTGCCGTAGTGGCTTATATTGGCTACTCAGTAGTGGCAACAGAGTGGCGAACAGGGTTTGTTCGTGATGCTGCTAATGCAGACTCTTTATCAAATACCCGTGCAGTAGATAGCTTACTAAACTATGAGACCGTTAAATATTTTAATAATGAACTTTATGAATCAGAGCGTTATGACTCTGCGCTAGATCAATGGGAAGTGGCTAAACGCAAAAATCGTCTGTCTCTATTTGCTTTGAATGCAGGTCAAGCGCTGATTATCGCCATAGCGATGACGTCAATGATGTGGCTGGCGGCCTACGAGGTTACTGAGGCTAATATGACTTTAGGTGACTTTGTATTGATTAATGCGTTTATGATGCAGTTATTTATCCCACTTAACTTCCTCGGTTTTGTTTATCGCGAAATTCGTGGTGCTTTGGCTAATATTGAGCGCATGTTTGGTTTATTGGATAAAGTGCCAGCCATTCAAGATACGCCGCATGCATCGGATGTGGTGCCAACAAAAGGCGAGTTATCTTTTAATCATGTTTGCTTTAATTACGATGAAAGACCGATATTAAAAGATGTCAGTTTTACCATTCCAGCTAGGCAAAAAGTGGCTGTTGTGGGGGAAAGCGGTGCAGGTAAATCAACCTTAATTAAATTGCTGTTTCGATTTTATGATGTTGACAGTGGTACAGTGACAATTGATGGGCAAGATATTAAACAGCTAACTCAACAAGCATTAAGGAAATCTATTGCTATTGTGCCGCAAGATACTGTGCTTTTTAACGACACCATTTATAACAATATTCTTTATGGCAGGCCTTCAGCAAGCGTTGATGAGCTCAAAGAAGCTGTTAAATTAGCTAACTTAACCGACTTTATTGAATCTTTACCTAATCAATGGGAAACCAAAGTGGGTGAGCGCGGGTTAAAATTATCTGGTGGGGAGAAGCAAAGGGTATCCATTGCTCGAGCTATTTTAAAATCAGCACCCATTCTAGTATTTGATGAAGCGACGTCCTCATTGGACAGTAAATCGGAACAAGCCATTTTGACGGCATTGAAAGAAGCTGAAAAAGGACATACTAGTCTCGTGGTTGCCCACCGTTTATCGACCATTATTGATGCAGATAAAATTGTGGTTTTGAGCCAAGGGAAAATTGCGGAACAAGGCACGCATCAGGGCTTATTAGACCAAAATGGCGTGTATGCAAAACTGTGGCGAATCCAAAATGAGCAAACAATCACACTTTGA